In Sphingomonas sp. Leaf357, a single genomic region encodes these proteins:
- a CDS encoding putative bifunctional diguanylate cyclase/phosphodiesterase, which translates to MRTPHLSMSSIPPAARGLWHNLVLGADEEREPETQYRQFEQLAVAWPAALMAQFLAGALLVWTAYRIGSADLIERFALHSALVLVFGVIALGLVKLDAMRGLAPHHQVRATALCSAGLGAGLFSMLWITGGIGSIVLQLANFVATFGAIIVTVIALQSVRAGLLAFAVALVASILVLSGASLVSGIALIFLACLAVAIAGLARLDHLQAAARVANDNHGSLARRLVHEFEDHGNGWFWQTDRHGRLVYLSSKVAAEVAASGAPAIGQMLTAVFKVDSASPDTERTLGFHLSSRTSFSDYSVRPVADVAERWWSISGRPIMDGMNRFQGFVGSGSDLTQKRQSEAEITRLALFDGLTGLANRQRMRLSLDQTLAAPQSGVRATSLFLLDLDRFKAVNDTLGHQTGDALLKQVGQRLQRSVGDAGLVGRLGGDEFKVVLPREANRDRLAELARTIIAALSQPYFIDGSSITIGCSIGIAIAPEDGADSETLVRNADLALYAAKADGRGIHRFFRSELLLGAQNRKLLEDDLRKALAQDEFHVAYQPVVSARTERIVGYEALLRWDHPTRGAVSPAEFIPVAEDCGLIEAIGEWVLRTACDEAASWPYDIRVAVNVSPIQFANPALPAIVTSALARSGISPDRLELEITEGVFLNESASSEKMFKSLKRLGVRLALDDFGTGYSSLGYLKKAPFDKIKIDQSFVKGAAIAGNRNAAIIKAIVTLADTLGMETTAEGVEVQDEIQLIRDLGCTHIQGYVYGKAARAAEVVEQMEAKGGMATATGYRASRSPRTTMLRSARISSEGVEGEVRIRNMSATGALIDGIDIEGDAAGIDVLIELLEDQMFPAKLRWAADGKAGLEFVQNFNMERLNPANAALPASIRRSA; encoded by the coding sequence ATGCGCACCCCCCACCTTTCCATGTCGTCGATCCCGCCAGCCGCGCGTGGCCTGTGGCACAATCTGGTGCTCGGCGCGGACGAGGAGCGCGAGCCCGAGACGCAGTACCGCCAGTTCGAACAGCTCGCCGTCGCGTGGCCTGCCGCGCTGATGGCGCAGTTCCTCGCCGGCGCGCTGCTGGTATGGACCGCATATCGGATCGGGAGCGCCGATCTGATCGAACGCTTCGCCCTGCATTCCGCGCTGGTCCTGGTGTTCGGCGTGATCGCCCTGGGCCTAGTCAAGCTCGACGCGATGCGTGGCTTGGCGCCGCATCATCAGGTGCGCGCCACGGCGCTCTGCAGCGCCGGCCTCGGGGCCGGCCTGTTCTCGATGTTGTGGATCACCGGCGGTATCGGCAGCATCGTGCTGCAACTGGCGAACTTCGTCGCCACCTTCGGGGCGATCATCGTCACCGTCATCGCCCTGCAATCGGTCCGCGCCGGCCTCCTGGCGTTCGCCGTAGCGCTGGTGGCGAGCATCCTGGTGCTCAGCGGGGCCAGCCTGGTGAGCGGCATCGCGCTGATCTTCCTCGCCTGCCTCGCGGTGGCCATCGCAGGTCTCGCGCGGCTCGATCACCTCCAGGCCGCGGCGCGGGTGGCGAACGACAATCACGGCTCGCTGGCGCGCCGGCTGGTCCATGAGTTCGAGGATCACGGCAACGGCTGGTTCTGGCAGACCGATCGACACGGCCGCCTCGTCTACCTGTCGTCCAAGGTCGCCGCCGAGGTCGCGGCGAGCGGCGCGCCCGCCATCGGACAGATGCTGACCGCCGTGTTCAAGGTCGACAGTGCCTCGCCCGATACCGAGCGCACCTTGGGCTTTCACCTGTCGTCGCGCACGTCCTTCTCGGACTATTCCGTCCGCCCGGTCGCGGACGTCGCGGAGCGCTGGTGGTCGATCTCGGGTCGTCCGATCATGGACGGTATGAACCGTTTCCAGGGCTTCGTCGGCAGCGGCAGCGATCTGACGCAGAAGCGCCAGTCCGAAGCCGAGATCACGCGCCTCGCTCTGTTCGACGGGCTGACCGGGCTCGCCAACCGCCAGCGTATGCGCCTGTCGCTCGATCAGACGCTCGCCGCGCCGCAATCCGGGGTTCGCGCCACGTCGCTGTTCCTGCTCGATCTCGATCGCTTCAAGGCGGTCAACGATACGCTCGGCCACCAGACCGGTGACGCCTTGCTCAAGCAGGTCGGCCAGCGGCTGCAACGCAGCGTCGGCGATGCCGGCCTGGTCGGGCGCCTTGGCGGCGACGAATTCAAGGTCGTCCTGCCGCGTGAAGCCAATCGCGATCGGCTGGCCGAGCTGGCCCGCACGATCATCGCAGCGCTGTCCCAACCCTATTTCATCGACGGATCGTCGATCACCATCGGCTGTTCGATCGGCATCGCCATTGCGCCGGAGGATGGCGCGGATTCGGAAACGCTGGTCCGCAACGCCGACCTCGCACTGTACGCCGCCAAGGCCGACGGACGCGGCATCCACCGCTTCTTCCGCAGCGAATTGCTGCTCGGCGCGCAGAACCGCAAGCTGCTGGAGGACGATCTGCGCAAGGCGCTGGCGCAGGACGAGTTCCACGTCGCCTACCAGCCGGTGGTCAGCGCCCGGACGGAGCGCATCGTCGGCTACGAGGCGCTGCTGCGCTGGGATCACCCGACGCGCGGCGCGGTGTCGCCGGCCGAGTTCATCCCGGTGGCGGAGGATTGCGGGCTGATCGAAGCGATCGGCGAATGGGTGTTGCGCACCGCCTGCGACGAGGCGGCGAGCTGGCCTTACGACATTCGCGTCGCGGTCAACGTCTCGCCGATCCAGTTCGCCAACCCGGCGCTGCCGGCGATCGTCACCAGCGCGCTGGCCCGCTCCGGCATCAGCCCCGATCGGCTGGAGCTGGAGATCACCGAAGGTGTGTTCCTGAACGAAAGCGCGTCGTCGGAGAAGATGTTCAAGAGCCTGAAGCGCCTCGGCGTCCGCCTGGCGCTCGACGATTTCGGCACCGGCTATTCCTCGCTCGGCTATCTGAAGAAGGCGCCGTTCGACAAGATCAAGATCGACCAGAGCTTCGTCAAGGGCGCGGCGATCGCCGGCAACCGCAACGCGGCGATCATCAAGGCAATCGTCACGCTCGCCGATACGCTGGGTATGGAGACCACCGCCGAGGGGGTCGAGGTGCAGGACGAGATCCAGCTGATCCGCGATCTCGGCTGCACGCATATCCAGGGTTACGTCTACGGCAAGGCGGCGCGCGCCGCGGAGGTGGTCGAGCAGATGGAAGCCAAGGGCGGCATGGCGACCGCGACCGGCTATCGCGCCAGCCGTTCGCCGCGCACCACGATGCTGCGCAGCGCCCGCATCTCGTCCGAGGGCGTCGAGGGCGAGGTGCGGATCCGCAACATGTCCGCGACCGGTGCGCTGATCGACGGAATCGATATCGAGGGCGATGCGGCCGGGATCGACGTGCTGATCGAACTGCTGGAGGACCAGATGTTCCCGGCCAAGCTGCGCTGGGCGGCGGACGGCAAGGCCGGGCTGGAATTCGTGCAGAACTTCAACATGGAGCGGCTGAATCCGGCCAACGCCGCGCTGCCCGCCTCGATCCGCCGCTCCGCCTGA
- a CDS encoding fumarate hydratase, whose translation MTTIIREADLIESVADALQFISYFHPMDYIHALGEAYEAEQSPAAKDAIAQILTNSRMCAEGHRPICQDTGIVNVFVKWGMDCRFDETSRSLQEIVDQGVRQAYLNPDNKLRASVLADPAFTRRNTKDNTPCVLHVEMVPGSTVSVDVAAKGGGSENKSKFKMMNPSDSIVDWVLEMLPQMGAGWCPPGMLGIGIGGTAEHCVLLAKQALMQPIDMGPLKARGPKTDIEKLRIEIFDKVNALGIGAQGLGGLSTILDVKIMDAPCHAAGKPVAMIPNCAATRHAHFTLDGSGPAFLAAPKLDEWPKVDWTPDAAAIRVDLDTLTPEIVATWKQGDRLLLNGKMLTGRDAAHKRIKDMLDAGDPLPVDFAGRVIYYVGPVDPVGDEVVGPAGPTTATRMDSFTRMMLGQGLLAMVGKAERGPDATKAIAEGKSAYLMAVGGAAYLVARAIKGSKVVGFADLGMEAIYEFEVQDFPVTVAVDSEGNNVHQLAPLVWKEKIARERLLEGV comes from the coding sequence ATGACGACCATCATCCGCGAAGCCGACCTGATCGAGAGCGTCGCCGACGCCCTGCAATTCATCAGCTATTTCCACCCGATGGATTACATCCACGCGCTGGGCGAGGCCTATGAGGCCGAGCAGTCGCCGGCCGCCAAGGATGCGATCGCGCAGATCCTGACCAACAGCCGGATGTGCGCCGAGGGGCATCGCCCGATCTGCCAGGATACCGGCATCGTCAACGTGTTCGTCAAATGGGGCATGGACTGCCGTTTCGATGAAACCAGCCGATCGCTGCAGGAGATCGTCGATCAGGGCGTGCGGCAGGCCTATCTGAACCCGGACAACAAGCTGCGCGCATCGGTACTCGCCGATCCCGCCTTCACGCGGCGCAACACCAAGGACAACACGCCGTGCGTGCTGCACGTCGAGATGGTGCCGGGGAGCACGGTGTCGGTCGATGTCGCGGCGAAGGGCGGCGGCAGCGAGAACAAATCGAAGTTCAAGATGATGAACCCGAGCGACTCGATCGTCGACTGGGTGCTGGAGATGCTGCCCCAGATGGGTGCCGGCTGGTGCCCGCCGGGCATGCTCGGCATCGGCATCGGCGGTACGGCGGAACATTGCGTGCTGCTTGCCAAGCAGGCGTTGATGCAGCCGATCGACATGGGGCCGCTCAAGGCGCGGGGGCCGAAGACCGATATCGAGAAGCTGCGCATCGAGATATTCGACAAGGTCAACGCGCTGGGCATCGGTGCGCAGGGGCTGGGCGGCCTCTCCACGATCCTCGACGTCAAGATCATGGATGCGCCGTGCCACGCGGCGGGCAAGCCGGTGGCGATGATACCCAATTGCGCCGCGACACGCCATGCGCACTTCACGCTCGACGGTTCCGGCCCAGCCTTCCTCGCGGCGCCGAAGCTCGACGAATGGCCGAAGGTCGATTGGACGCCGGATGCCGCAGCGATCCGGGTCGATCTCGACACGCTGACACCGGAAATCGTCGCGACGTGGAAGCAGGGCGACCGGTTGCTGCTGAACGGCAAGATGCTGACCGGTCGCGACGCCGCGCACAAGCGGATCAAGGACATGCTCGATGCCGGGGACCCGCTGCCGGTCGATTTCGCGGGACGCGTGATCTATTATGTCGGCCCGGTCGATCCGGTCGGCGACGAAGTGGTCGGCCCCGCCGGCCCCACCACCGCGACGCGGATGGACAGTTTTACCCGGATGATGCTCGGCCAGGGCCTGCTCGCGATGGTCGGCAAGGCCGAACGCGGGCCGGACGCGACCAAGGCGATCGCCGAGGGCAAGTCGGCATATCTGATGGCGGTCGGAGGCGCGGCGTATCTGGTGGCGCGGGCGATCAAGGGCTCGAAGGTCGTCGGCTTCGCGGACCTCGGCATGGAGGCGATCTACGAGTTCGAGGTGCAGGATTTCCCCGTGACGGTGGCGGTGGATAGCGAAGGCAATAACGTGCACCAGCTGGCACCGCTCGTGTGGAAGGAAAAGATCGCCCGGGAGAGATTGCTGGAAGGCGTGTGA
- a CDS encoding DMT family transporter: MIAAPIWIPATLFAGALQAWRTAVQRRVGKALSVNAAGLVRYLYGLPFAFAFAALYQWGIAPAPFPPLGPYFLLFCAAGGIAQIVATNLLLMAFEERNFVVGTAYSKTEAVQSALLSVVLLGDRLSVLVWLGIASGVAGVMILSTGGKRMGPSELLRALGQKAALYGMASGFFFAVTTIGIRRATMEIGTDDHIRAGVLTLVATVALQTLMQGGYLWWRERDQVPLVFANWRIAGQVGMMSSLGSACWFTAFASAPVALVRIVGQIEIAFTMAFAHFYLGERMVRSEGVGLVLVAIGVVLALAGAL; the protein is encoded by the coding sequence GTGATCGCCGCGCCGATCTGGATCCCCGCCACACTATTTGCCGGGGCCTTGCAGGCATGGCGCACGGCGGTGCAGCGGCGCGTAGGCAAGGCGCTTTCGGTCAACGCGGCGGGTCTGGTTCGCTATCTCTATGGGCTGCCGTTCGCCTTCGCCTTTGCCGCCTTGTATCAATGGGGCATCGCGCCGGCACCATTCCCGCCGCTCGGACCCTACTTCCTCTTGTTCTGCGCAGCGGGCGGGATCGCTCAGATCGTCGCCACCAACCTGCTGCTGATGGCGTTCGAGGAGCGCAACTTCGTCGTCGGCACCGCCTATTCCAAGACCGAGGCGGTGCAGAGTGCCTTGCTGTCCGTAGTGCTGCTTGGCGATCGCCTCTCCGTGCTCGTGTGGCTTGGTATCGCCAGCGGTGTGGCAGGGGTGATGATCCTGTCGACCGGCGGCAAAAGGATGGGGCCGAGCGAGTTGTTGCGTGCGCTCGGGCAGAAGGCGGCGCTCTACGGCATGGCGTCGGGCTTCTTCTTCGCGGTGACCACGATCGGCATCCGGCGCGCGACGATGGAGATCGGCACCGATGACCATATTCGCGCCGGAGTGCTGACGCTGGTCGCCACGGTGGCGCTGCAGACGCTGATGCAGGGTGGCTATCTGTGGTGGCGCGAGCGCGATCAGGTGCCTTTGGTGTTCGCCAACTGGCGGATCGCGGGGCAGGTGGGGATGATGTCCTCGCTCGGCTCGGCCTGCTGGTTCACCGCCTTCGCCTCCGCCCCGGTCGCACTGGTGCGCATCGTCGGGCAGATCGAGATCGCCTTCACCATGGCGTTTGCGCATTTCTATCTCGGCGAGCGCATGGTGCGGAGCGAGGGCGTCGGGCTGGTGCTGGTCGCGATCGGCGTGGTGCTGGCATTGGCGGGCGCGCTGTAG
- a CDS encoding MBL fold metallo-hydrolase, which translates to MMSARSTPRRVMRIVLIAALFLVIAFCLAVVIVPRFLDRIYYQGPRTGHYDGARFFNADGSDDDLRLPGNNRLAFLWRQVTGSDGRPAWPARVFVRPAAPAELLPPGAAAGRMRATWIGHSSVLVQVPGLNILTDPVWSTKTGPFGIGVKRVTEPGIRMADLPKIDVVVLSHNHYDHFDLPTLKALWTRDRPLIVTSLGNDALLRAEGIEAVARDWGGVVPVPGHAAKVHVTRNHHWGTRYLADRNRALWSSFVIELPAGNLFFGGDTGAGDLAWADEAARLGRIRLALIPIGAFRFVPGQMASAAHIGPVDAVEVFRRLGAQTAIPIHWGTFRQTYEAYLTPPKLLAKAMACSHQAGDPVRRFAPAQIGRPVEIPALADIAAPPVVTRAAVVKCLDTPAVRALR; encoded by the coding sequence ATGATGTCTGCCAGATCGACTCCTCGGCGCGTGATGCGCATCGTCCTGATCGCTGCCCTGTTCCTCGTTATCGCCTTCTGTCTGGCGGTGGTGATCGTGCCGCGATTCCTCGACCGGATCTATTATCAGGGGCCGCGCACCGGGCATTATGATGGCGCGCGCTTCTTCAACGCGGATGGCAGCGACGACGACCTGCGGTTGCCGGGCAACAATCGGCTGGCGTTCTTGTGGCGGCAGGTGACGGGAAGTGACGGGCGCCCGGCCTGGCCTGCCAGGGTGTTCGTCCGCCCCGCCGCGCCGGCCGAGCTCTTGCCGCCGGGCGCGGCGGCGGGCCGGATGCGGGCGACGTGGATCGGGCACTCTAGCGTGCTGGTGCAGGTGCCGGGCCTCAACATCCTGACCGATCCGGTGTGGAGCACGAAGACCGGGCCGTTCGGGATCGGCGTGAAGCGAGTCACCGAACCCGGCATCCGGATGGCCGACCTGCCCAAGATCGACGTCGTGGTGCTGAGCCACAACCATTACGACCATTTCGACCTGCCGACGCTGAAGGCATTGTGGACGCGGGATCGTCCGCTGATCGTCACCAGCCTGGGCAACGATGCCCTGTTGCGGGCGGAGGGGATCGAGGCGGTGGCGCGGGATTGGGGCGGGGTGGTACCGGTGCCCGGCCATGCCGCGAAGGTGCATGTCACGCGCAACCATCATTGGGGCACGCGGTATCTGGCGGATCGCAATCGGGCCTTGTGGTCCAGCTTCGTGATCGAACTGCCGGCCGGCAATCTGTTCTTCGGTGGCGATACCGGGGCGGGCGATCTCGCCTGGGCCGACGAGGCGGCGCGGCTGGGCCGCATCCGGCTCGCGCTGATCCCGATCGGCGCGTTCCGCTTCGTGCCTGGCCAGATGGCATCGGCGGCGCATATCGGGCCGGTCGACGCCGTCGAGGTGTTCCGCCGGCTGGGCGCGCAGACCGCGATTCCGATCCATTGGGGCACCTTCCGACAGACCTACGAGGCGTATCTGACGCCGCCCAAATTGCTCGCCAAGGCGATGGCGTGCAGCCATCAGGCGGGCGATCCTGTCCGCCGGTTCGCGCCCGCGCAGATCGGCCGGCCGGTGGAGATTCCGGCGCTGGCCGATATCGCCGCGCCGCCGGTGGTGACGCGCGCGGCGGTGGTCAAATGCCTCGATACGCCGGCGGTGCGCGCGCTGCGTTAA
- the rdgB gene encoding RdgB/HAM1 family non-canonical purine NTP pyrophosphatase: MSAEGDQPQAIRKLKPGKLVIATHNAGKLREIRDLLGPYGIEPISAADLDLPEPEETGTTFVANAELKAMQAADLSGLPALADDSGLCVDALNGDPGVYTANWAETPEGTRDWTMAMGKVEDKLAALGPEVSRRAHFVSTLALAWPDGHVEWFEGRIDGMLTWPPRGRMGFGYDPVFVADGHEQTFAEMDPAAKAAISHRTDAFRQLVAAVL; the protein is encoded by the coding sequence ATGAGTGCAGAAGGTGACCAGCCCCAGGCGATCCGCAAGCTGAAGCCCGGCAAGCTGGTCATCGCCACGCACAATGCCGGCAAGTTGCGCGAAATCCGCGACTTGCTCGGGCCGTACGGGATCGAACCGATCTCGGCGGCGGACCTCGACCTGCCCGAACCGGAAGAGACCGGCACCACCTTCGTCGCCAATGCGGAGCTGAAAGCGATGCAGGCCGCCGATCTCTCCGGCCTGCCCGCGCTTGCCGACGATAGCGGCCTGTGCGTCGATGCGCTGAACGGCGATCCCGGTGTCTACACCGCCAATTGGGCCGAGACGCCCGAGGGCACGCGCGACTGGACGATGGCGATGGGCAAGGTCGAGGACAAACTCGCCGCACTCGGCCCGGAGGTCAGCCGCCGCGCGCATTTCGTCAGCACGCTCGCGCTCGCCTGGCCGGACGGTCATGTCGAATGGTTCGAAGGGCGGATCGACGGCATGCTCACCTGGCCACCCCGTGGGCGGATGGGCTTCGGCTACGATCCGGTGTTCGTAGCCGACGGCCACGAACAGACCTTCGCCGAGATGGACCCGGCGGCCAAGGCCGCGATCAGCCACCGCACCGACGCCTTCCGGCAATTGGTGGCGGCGGTCCTCTAG
- the rph gene encoding ribonuclease PH, translated as MRPSGRAPDQMRVITIEPRFTKHAEGSVLIGFGDTKVLVTASVEEKVPPFMRGKGEGWVTAEYGMLPRATNTRNNREAAKGKQSGRTQEIQRLIGRSLRAVTDMKLLGERQIVLDCDVIQADGGTRTASISGAWVALRLAIDGLLESGKLTADPLTQKVAAISCGIHQGAPVLDLDYIEDSNADADANFVLLENGNIAEAQATAEGATYDEEALLRLLRLARIGCADIFAAQAKAVAK; from the coding sequence ATGCGCCCATCCGGCCGCGCCCCCGATCAGATGCGCGTCATCACCATCGAACCGCGCTTCACCAAACATGCCGAGGGTTCCGTGCTGATCGGCTTCGGCGACACCAAGGTGCTGGTCACCGCCTCGGTCGAGGAAAAGGTGCCGCCGTTCATGCGCGGCAAGGGCGAGGGTTGGGTGACGGCGGAATACGGCATGCTGCCGCGCGCCACCAACACGCGCAACAACCGCGAAGCGGCCAAGGGCAAGCAATCCGGTCGCACCCAGGAAATCCAGCGCCTGATCGGCCGCAGCTTGCGCGCCGTCACCGACATGAAGCTGCTCGGCGAACGCCAGATCGTGCTCGATTGCGATGTGATCCAGGCCGATGGCGGCACCCGCACCGCCTCGATCTCCGGCGCATGGGTTGCGCTCCGCCTCGCGATCGACGGCTTGCTCGAAAGCGGCAAGCTCACCGCCGATCCGCTGACGCAGAAGGTCGCGGCAATCAGCTGCGGCATCCACCAGGGCGCGCCGGTGCTCGATCTCGATTATATCGAGGATTCGAATGCCGATGCCGACGCCAATTTCGTGCTGCTCGAAAACGGCAACATCGCCGAGGCACAGGCCACCGCCGAGGGCGCGACCTATGACGAGGAAGCTCTTTTGCGTCTGCTGCGTTTGGCCCGTATCGGCTGCGCGGACATCTTCGCGGCACAAGCGAAGGCAGTGGCGAAATGA
- the hrcA gene encoding heat-inducible transcriptional repressor HrcA → MMAPPISDLNDRARDVFRVVVESYLNTGSPTGSRTIAQLSGLNLSPASIRNVMQDLEELGLIASPHTSAGRLPTESGLRLFVDGMMQALEPSAEERSAIESRVSQPGPVEAALAATTLALSGLSACAGLVMVPKRELVLRQMSFVPLSHDKALAVLVSEEGAVENRVIDLPGGVDPSALVQAGNYMTAMLSGLTLAEARGRLEREILDERAMLDDAARTLIERGLAVWSEDGDRRPVLIVRGQGRLIDAADAVQLQRITELLDDLEGKQEIAGLLDSASAGDSTRIFIGAENKLFSLSGSSVIAKPFRGLDGRVIGVVGVIGPTRLNYARVVPMVDFTAATLARLMG, encoded by the coding sequence ATGATGGCCCCCCCGATCAGCGACCTGAACGACCGCGCGCGCGACGTCTTCCGTGTCGTCGTGGAAAGCTATCTCAACACCGGATCGCCGACGGGATCGCGGACGATCGCGCAATTGTCCGGTCTGAACCTGTCGCCCGCATCGATCCGCAACGTGATGCAGGATCTGGAGGAACTTGGCCTGATCGCCAGCCCGCATACCAGCGCGGGGCGGCTGCCGACCGAATCCGGCTTGCGGCTGTTCGTCGACGGAATGATGCAGGCGCTGGAGCCGAGCGCCGAGGAACGATCGGCGATCGAGTCGCGCGTGAGCCAGCCGGGACCGGTCGAGGCGGCGCTGGCGGCGACAACTTTGGCACTATCCGGCCTGTCGGCCTGCGCCGGGCTGGTGATGGTGCCGAAGCGCGAACTGGTGTTGCGACAGATGAGCTTCGTGCCGCTGTCGCACGACAAGGCCTTGGCCGTCCTTGTCAGCGAGGAGGGCGCGGTGGAGAATCGCGTGATCGACCTGCCCGGCGGCGTCGATCCTTCCGCGTTGGTGCAGGCAGGCAATTACATGACCGCGATGCTCTCCGGCCTGACACTGGCCGAGGCGCGCGGGCGGCTGGAGCGCGAGATCCTCGACGAACGCGCGATGCTGGACGACGCGGCGCGCACGTTGATCGAGCGCGGGCTGGCGGTGTGGAGCGAGGATGGCGATCGCCGTCCGGTACTGATCGTGCGCGGGCAGGGGCGGTTGATCGACGCGGCGGATGCGGTGCAGTTGCAGCGCATCACCGAATTGCTCGATGATCTTGAGGGAAAGCAGGAGATTGCCGGGCTGCTCGACAGCGCGAGCGCGGGGGATTCGACGCGCATCTTCATCGGTGCGGAGAACAAATTGTTCTCGCTGTCGGGATCGTCGGTGATCGCCAAACCGTTCCGCGGGCTGGACGGCCGCGTGATCGGCGTGGTCGGGGTGATCGGGCCGACGCGGTTGAACTATGCCCGCGTCGTGCCCATGGTGGATTTTACGGCAGCCACGCTTGCGCGGCTCATGGGTTGA
- the grpE gene encoding nucleotide exchange factor GrpE, with protein MNDDDIKNTAEATDLREETAEAAPEVAGQDRVKELEAQLAEAKASLLYAHAEAQNIRRRAEKEAQDARAYAATAFARDLLSVADNLARGLDAIPAELRQDEKMKGLVAGLEATGRELDSVFSRHGITKMTVMGETLDPNRHQAMFELPSDEKPGTVVQEMQAGYMIKDRLLRPALVGVAKAAG; from the coding sequence ATGAACGACGACGACATCAAGAACACTGCAGAGGCAACCGACCTGCGCGAGGAAACCGCCGAGGCTGCGCCGGAAGTGGCCGGACAGGACCGGGTGAAGGAGCTTGAGGCGCAACTGGCCGAGGCCAAGGCGTCGTTGCTCTATGCGCATGCCGAGGCGCAGAACATCCGCCGCCGCGCCGAGAAGGAAGCGCAGGACGCTCGCGCCTATGCTGCGACCGCATTCGCGCGCGACCTGCTGTCGGTGGCCGACAACCTCGCGCGCGGCCTGGATGCGATCCCTGCGGAGTTGCGTCAGGACGAGAAGATGAAGGGCCTGGTCGCCGGACTGGAGGCGACCGGACGCGAACTGGATTCGGTCTTTTCGCGGCACGGCATCACCAAGATGACGGTGATGGGCGAAACGCTCGACCCCAATCGCCACCAGGCGATGTTCGAACTGCCGAGCGACGAGAAGCCCGGCACCGTCGTGCAGGAGATGCAGGCGGGATATATGATCAAGGACCGCCTGTTGCGGCCGGCGCTTGTGGGTGTGGCGAAGGCGGCGGGATGA
- a CDS encoding threonine synthase, whose product MVNANLTADRPTFVTHLECSLTGERYEADQLHGLSKAGRPLLVRYDLPAIKAFLPKAMLEARETDLWRWRELLPVRRTSDIVSLGEIETPLIPLTRSGGPNVLVKDEGRLPTGSFKARGLVMAVAMAKALGVTRIAMPTNGNAGAALAAYATRCGIETIVFCPDDTPEINVREIALQGARVYRVNGLIDDCGAIVGRGAAEGLWFDFSTLREPYRIEGKKTMGLELAAQFGWKLPQAIFYPTGGGTGLIGMWKAFDELEKLGWIGSERPRMYAVQASGCAPIVRAFDDGVEHAERWEDAATVAAGIRVPKAVGDFLILRAVRESGGKAMAVGDPAILQAVDDAAKKDGLLLCPEGGATLAAYREALRLGWIDEDESAVLFNCATGLKYPMPAADAKVDRHAEIDLAAL is encoded by the coding sequence ATGGTGAACGCCAACCTCACCGCCGATCGCCCGACCTTCGTCACGCATCTCGAATGTTCGCTGACCGGTGAGCGCTATGAGGCGGACCAGTTGCACGGGCTGTCCAAGGCCGGGCGGCCGTTGCTCGTCCGCTATGATCTGCCGGCGATCAAGGCGTTCCTGCCCAAGGCGATGCTGGAGGCGCGGGAGACCGATTTGTGGCGCTGGCGGGAGTTGCTGCCGGTGCGGCGCACGTCCGACATCGTCAGCCTGGGCGAGATCGAGACGCCGCTGATCCCGCTGACCCGGTCGGGCGGGCCAAACGTGCTGGTGAAGGACGAGGGGCGCTTGCCGACCGGCAGCTTCAAGGCGCGCGGTCTGGTGATGGCGGTGGCGATGGCCAAGGCGCTCGGCGTCACCCGGATCGCGATGCCGACCAATGGCAATGCCGGCGCGGCGCTGGCGGCGTATGCGACGCGCTGCGGGATCGAAACGATCGTATTCTGCCCGGACGATACGCCGGAGATCAACGTGCGCGAGATCGCATTGCAGGGCGCACGGGTGTACCGCGTGAACGGGCTGATCGACGATTGCGGGGCGATCGTAGGGCGCGGCGCGGCGGAAGGGCTGTGGTTCGATTTCTCGACACTGAGAGAGCCGTACCGGATCGAGGGCAAGAAGACGATGGGGCTGGAACTGGCCGCGCAGTTCGGCTGGAAGTTGCCACAGGCGATCTTCTATCCGACCGGCGGCGGGACGGGCCTGATCGGGATGTGGAAAGCGTTCGACGAACTCGAGAAGCTCGGCTGGATCGGATCGGAGCGACCGCGCATGTACGCCGTGCAGGCGAGCGGGTGCGCGCCGATCGTGCGCGCGTTCGATGACGGCGTCGAACATGCCGAGCGTTGGGAGGATGCGGCGACGGTCGCGGCGGGCATCCGCGTGCCCAAGGCGGTGGGCGACTTCCTGATCCTGCGCGCGGTGCGCGAGAGCGGCGGCAAGGCGATGGCGGTGGGCGATCCCGCGATCCTGCAGGCGGTGGACGACGCGGCGAAGAAGGACGGGCTGCTGCTTTGCCCCGAAGGTGGTGCGACGCTGGCGGCGTATCGCGAGGCGCTACGCTTGGGCTGGATCGACGAGGACGAAAGCGCGGTGCTGTTCAACTGCGCGACGGGCCTGAAATACCCGATGCCGGCGGCGGATGCGAAGGTCGATCGGCACGCGGAGATCGATCTGGCGGCGTTATAG